In Myxococcales bacterium, the sequence TTTGTCGACCGTGCCGGAACCCTTGACCTTACTCATGACGCTGCCCCTGATTGGTTTTCATAGCCCTCTCGCGTGGACGACGACCGACGCGCGCGAAAGGATGCGGTCTGCGTGTCGAATTTTGAAGTTCTAGGCGGCTGGCCTTCAGCTCACGGCTGCGGAGCGTAGGTACCAATCGCGGCGACCTCCGTGATCACCGGTGGCTCGGCGCATCGTGCGCGCAACTCCTTCTGGAAACTCTTGAACGATCCGAGCGCTGACAGCGGGTTTTCGTCGGGGGTGTCGATGCTCGCGATGTGCAAGAACGTCAGGCCGTCGGCGAGCCGGTAGCTCGCGTATCGGATGCCCGGGGGCCCGCTTGCCGCGAGCTCTGCGAACACCGCCCGCACGAGGGCTTCGTTCGCGTTCGCGTGCGTTTCCGTCGTCTTGTACTGCACCATGATCGTCTTCATCGACTCCTCCGGGGGGGCTCGATGATGAAGACGATTCGGGCCGGTGAAAGGATGCGCGGGAGCGTTCGATAGGCGTCATTGCGCGAAGGGGGCCTGCGGGCGTGGTCACGCAGCTTGGAGTTGCGAGGGGCCAAGGGCGTGCCCGCCAGTCGTATCGAGCGCGGTCGCGTTAGACGGTCGCTGCCGTGAGCTTCAGACCAAGGATGGAGATGATGAGCAACACGAGAAAGACTGAGCGCATGGGGGTGAGCGTCTCCTGGAAGAGGAGAACCCCGCCGATGGCCGCGCCAACCACGCCGATGCCTACCCACACGGCATACGCAGTTCCGATGGGGAGGGTTCGCGCCGCTCGCGCGAGCAAGAACATGCTCCCGGCTATGGCGGCGCCGGTGACGACGCTCGGAACGGGGCG encodes:
- the sugE gene encoding quaternary ammonium compound efflux SMR transporter SugE, with translation MAWFLLVVAGLLEVVWSLGLKYTQGFTRPVPSVVTGAAIAGSMFLLARAARTLPIGTAYAVWVGIGVVGAAIGGVLLFQETLTPMRSVFLVLLIISILGLKLTAATV